In Candidatus Margulisiibacteriota bacterium, the sequence TAAGCCGGCACAAGGAGGTTTTTTTCAATGTTTTCAAAAAGAAGATCCTGCAGAAAAACGGCGTGTTTTTGGCTCCATTTTTCACAGGAATTCAGAATAAATTGTTTGCAGCACCAGATAAAGAACACGGATAGCGCCAGGCCTGCCGCAAACCAAATATAGGCGCCGAGGGTGTTGCCGTAAAACTGTCTGGCCAAAATTTCCTGCATAAGCCTATTTTAACACAATACGCTATAATTGCGGCCATGACGATTTTGGTGGAAAGAGAGCAGGTCGGCATTTTCGGCAAGATGAATGCCGGCAAAAGCTCGCTGATGAATCTCCTGACTCAGCAGGAAACCTCTATTGTGGACGCGGCGCCGGGCACGACGGCCGACACGCAGACCGCGCTGCTGGAGCTGCACGGTCTGGGGCCGGTGAAATTATTTGACACGGCCGGCTGGGACGAGAATGGCGCGCTGGGCGAAAAAAAACGCCGGAAAACTTTCAACGCCCTGCAGGAATGTGATCTGGCGCTCTTGCTCATCGATCCCGCGGCGGAAAATCTGGCGGTGGAAAAAGAGCTGCTGGAAAAAGCGCGTGAATTAGATAAGCAGCTTTTGGCCGTCTACAATATATTTCGGGACACGGACAAAAATAAAACAGCGGGCGTGGCCGAAAAAATAGATCTGCTACGTTTTTACCCGCGGATTACTCTACGCGCCAATGACCTGTCCGCCCGCGCCGGACTGCTGGATTTTATTTTGCAAAATTATCTTCCGAAAAACACCCAGCGGGACTTACTGCCTTTTGTGCAAAAAGACGAATATTATGCGCTGATAATTCCCATGGACGCTGAGACACCGTCCGGCCGCTATCTGCGCCCGCAGGCCATGGCCGAAGAATACATTACGCGGCATTGGGCTTATCCGGTTTCATTCCGTCTGGATCTGGCTGCGGCGCGCACCTCGCCAGCGTATCCGCAGGATACTACGCTCGGTAGCCGCGCCGCGAACGAAAAAAAACGTTTTGAAAATTTCTTAAATAATTTTTCAAAAAAACCGCGGGCGCTGATCACCGATTCGCAGGCGCTGGACATCATGGCCAAATGGTGTCCGGCGGATATTGAGCTGACGACCTTTTCTATAGCAATGATAAACTATTTCAGCCGCGGCCGTTTGCCGAAATTTGTCGACGGTGTGCGGGCGCTGGAGACTTTGCGCCCCGGTGACAAAGCGTTGATCGTCGAGGCCTGCAATCACTCGCGTGTTGGCGAGGATATCGGCACAGTGCAGCTGCCCAATTATTTTGCCCAAAAATATCCGGGTGTGATTTTGGAGCATAATTTTGGCCGCGAGTTTCAGGATAATAAAAACCTGGCGCGCTACAAACTGATCATTCACTGCGGCGGCTGCATGATCTCCGCGCAAAAACTGCAGGCGCGTCTGCGCGATCTTGAAACCGTCGGCGTGCCGATCACCAATTATGGCGTGCTGCTGGCTTATCTGCAGGGCGGGGATGTCCTGCGCCGGGCGCTGCGGCCGTGGGGTGTCTGAACGGCAGATCCTTTCCTGTCTGGAGCAACTCCTCTATGCACAAATATTTCAGTTGCATATGGTTGGCCATAATTTCCGCTATTTCTATAATCTCATTCGTCATTGTTTTTCTATCTTTTCAGCCCAGTAATCCAAATTACTAACTATTTCTTTTTGATTTATAGAAAAAATCTTATTGCCCTTAACTATATATTTATCATTCGGTAATCCATCATATATTTTGATATATCTTTTGGTATTTGGGTCAAATAAAAGCAACCCAAGATTTCCGAATTCCATGTCTT encodes:
- a CDS encoding 50S ribosome-binding GTPase, coding for MTILVEREQVGIFGKMNAGKSSLMNLLTQQETSIVDAAPGTTADTQTALLELHGLGPVKLFDTAGWDENGALGEKKRRKTFNALQECDLALLLIDPAAENLAVEKELLEKARELDKQLLAVYNIFRDTDKNKTAGVAEKIDLLRFYPRITLRANDLSARAGLLDFILQNYLPKNTQRDLLPFVQKDEYYALIIPMDAETPSGRYLRPQAMAEEYITRHWAYPVSFRLDLAAARTSPAYPQDTTLGSRAANEKKRFENFLNNFSKKPRALITDSQALDIMAKWCPADIELTTFSIAMINYFSRGRLPKFVDGVRALETLRPGDKALIVEACNHSRVGEDIGTVQLPNYFAQKYPGVILEHNFGREFQDNKNLARYKLIIHCGGCMISAQKLQARLRDLETVGVPITNYGVLLAYLQGGDVLRRALRPWGV